From Scomber scombrus chromosome 6, fScoSco1.1, whole genome shotgun sequence, the proteins below share one genomic window:
- the pdia3 gene encoding protein disulfide-isomerase A3 codes for MLRLIFLAALAGFSQASDVLDYTDDDFDSRIGDHDMVLVEFFAPWCGHCKRLAPEYEAAATRLKGIVSLAKVDCTSSSNTCSKYGVSGYPTLKIFRDGEEAGPYDGPRTADGIVSFLKKQAGPASVELKADAELAKYIGDHDASVVGFFADDKSTAQAEFLKAASALRDNYRFAHTNSEALLQSHGIDGEGVVLFRPSRLNNKFEDSSVKYSEDKYASNKIKKFIQDNIFGMCPHMTDDNKDQLKGKDLLVAYYDVDYEKNPKGSNYWRNRVMKVAKSFLDQGKKLNFAVANKNAFGHDLSEFGLDGSSGELPVVAIRTAKGDKFIMSEEFSRDGKALERFLQDYFDGKLKRYLKSEPIPENNDGPVKVVVAENFDSIVNDDSKDALVEFYAPWCGHCKNLEPKFNELGEKLAGDPNIVIAKMDATANDVPSPYEVSGFPTIFFVPAGRKMNPKKYEGGREVSDFISYLKREATNPLVVQEESKKKKKKNDRPMNPEL; via the exons ATGCTGAGGCTGATCTTTCTGGCGGCGCTCGCCGGCTTCTCTCAGGCCAGTGATGTGCTTGACTACACGGACGATGACTTCGATAGCAGGATTGGAGACCATGATATGGTTCTTGTGGAGTTTTTTGCACCATG GTGTGGCCATTGTAAACGGTTAGCACCTGAGTACGAGGCAGCAGCTACACGTCTGAAAGGCATCGTCTCTCTGGCCAAG GTTGACTGCACATCCAGCAGCAACACTTGCAGCAAATATGGCGTCAGTGGTTACCCGACCCTGAAGATCTTCAGGGACGGAGAAGAAGCTGGTCCCTATGATGGTCCCAGAACTGCAG aTGGGATCGTCAGCTTCCTTAAGAAGCAGGCTGGCCCCGCTTCTGTAGAGCTCAAGGCCGACGCAGAGTTGGCGAAATACATCGGAGACCACGACGCAAGTGTTGTCG gaTTCTTTGCTGACGACAAGAGCACAGCACAGGCAGAGTTCCTGAAGGCAGCCAGCGCCCTGAGGGACAACTACCGCTTCGCCCACACCAACTCTGAGGCTCTGCTCCAGAGTCATGGCATCGACGGAGA GGGAGTCGTCCTGTTCCGCCCATCAAGACTCAACAACAAATTCGAGGACAGCTCCGTCAAATACAGCGAGGACAAATACGCCAGCAATAAAATCAAGAAGTTCATCCAGGACAACat CTTTGGAATGTGCCCCCATATGACAGACGACAACAAAGACCAGCTGAAGGGAAAAGATCTGCTGGTGGCTTATTACGATGTCGATTATGAAAAAAACCCCAAGGGCTCCAACTACTGGAGGAACAG GGTGATGAAGGTTGCTAAGAGCTTCCTGGATCAGGGCAAGAAGCTGAACTTTGCCGTGGCCAACAAGAACGCTTTCGGCCACGATTTGTCCGAGTTCGGCCTGGACGGCAGCTCAGGAGAACTGCCCGTGGTCGCCATCCGCACCGCCAAGGGAGACAAATTCATCATGAGCGAGGAGTTCTC TCGCGATGGAAAAGCTCTGGAGCGTTTCCTGCAGGACTACTTTGATGGCAAGTTGAAGCGTTACCTCAAATCAGAGCCCATCCCCGAGAACAACGACGGACCCGTCAAG GTCGTGGTCGCCGAGAACTTCGACTCCATCGTCAACGACGACAGCAAAGACGCTCTGGTCGAGTTTTACGCTCCGTGGTGCGGACACTGCAAGAACCTGGAGCCCAAATTCAACGAGCTGGGAGAAAAG CTCGCCGGCGATCCCAACATCGTCATCGCCAAGATGGACGCCACAGCCAACGACGTTCCATCTCCATATGAAGTCAGCGG TTTCCCTACAATCTTCTTCGTTCCAGCCGGACGTAAGATGAACCCAAAGAAATACGAG GGAGGTCGCGAGGTGAGCGACTTCATCTCCTACCTGAAGAGGGAGGCGACCAACCCCTTGGTGGTGCAGGAGGAGtccaagaaaaagaagaagaagaacgaCAGGCCAATGAACCCAGAGCTATAA